In Rhodothermales bacterium, the genomic stretch TCAAGTCGGATCCCGTTCGGCACAACGCGCATCTTGTTCCGGGCCAGCCCGCGATCGAGACACGCTTCGCCGGTCGCCTGACTCACCGGAAGAACCAGGTCCATCTGTTCGAATACCTTCGGGACCTGGCGCTGATACATATCTATGTCTTTCGTGACGTCGAGGCCGTGAGCAATCGTAGCAAGCTTCACGCGCGAACGATCGAAGCGGTTCTTCAGCGGCAGCGCCAGGGCAGCCGTGATCACCGACGAAAACAGAACGATGTCCGTGTCTTCCCGCCGCGTCAGTTTCGGCAGGAACACGATCGCCGCCAAGGCAAACGGCCACACCTTCCAGTGAATCGCTCTCCAGGTACTTCGAAGTACAAACGCGCGGTACTCCACGTCGTCTCTCGAGCCCAGTGCTTCATGCAGGTCGAGCGCGACCCTCTGCATCCCTCCGACATTGGAGAATTCTTCCCCGACAGGCGGAAGGGAGTGAGAAACGAAAAGCAGGCGCACGGCTGTGTTCTTCTTGTGAGTTCACGGGAAAACTACGACTCGCTTTCGCGAAGATCCCGCCTCACTTACATCGATCCCCGGCGCGCAGCAACCACCTCCTCATACATCAGAAAGAGACGTTCAAACGACGATTCCCAGCTGAATCTCGCTGCAACGTGTTGTCGTGCAGCGGCACCCATCTGTGACCAGTCCGGGCGTGACACGATGCGCAAGATGGCGTCCGCCATGGAGTCGGAATCGTTCGGCTCGCAGAGCTCTCCGATCTCGGGCAGCACGCGGTCAATGAGAGCTCCGGATCGTACGCCCACGACCGGCAGCCCACACGCCTGGGCCTCCACAACGGCGAGCCCGAACGTCTCGGCCGGGTTGCCGGCGAGATACAGATCGGCCGAAGCCATCACGCGCGCGAGTTGTGCCTTGTCCCGCTCGTAGGGGAGCACACGCAGGCGACTCGACTTCTCTGCCCTCGACCTCATTTCTTCCTCAAGCGGCCCCTGGCCCACCAGAACAAGTACCGGATCCAGTTCACCTGGAAGGCGCTCGACGACATCACAAAGCATCCGCACCTTCTTTTCGACATCGATCCGGCCTGAATAGATCAGGACAAGTGCGTCCTCGTTGATGCCGAGCTCCTGTCGGACCCCCGCGTCGCGACATCGAGGGTGCCACATGTCGAGATCAACACCCAGTTGCACGTGTTCGACCCGACCGACCCCGAGGTCCTTCAGCTTTGTAACGAGCTCTCCCGAGGCAGCCAGCGCGACATCGTATCTGCTCAAGACCCGCTTCACATAACTGACAACCACATCGGAAGCCCAGTTGCCGATTGCATCACCGGCAATCCGCCGTGCCACCGGCCGAACGTAGCCGTCGGGCAGGTCCGTGTGGTAGAATCCGAAAAGGGAAACCGGATGCTTTCGCCGGTACCTGAACGCGGTCCACGGCGCGACGAACAGACTGCCCACTTCGATGGCATCCGGAGCAGCGTCCGTGAGCGCTGCCACAATCTTGTCCGGCCGGACGAAGAAGCGGTAGGGCGCCGACCCGGGCATAATGGGCGAGGCAATCTTGATCGTGCGGGTCCGATCAGACTTCTCGTCTCCGTCTTCCTCACCCGGGACGATCAGCACGTGGGTCCAGTCTGTGTGATCCAGTATGTACTTGCGGCGCGCGTCGATGTACGTGCGTATGCCGCCGCTCACTTCGTTGTAGGTGTATGTGAGATCGGTAAAGATCACTCGTGCTACTTGTCTACCGGGGGGATGTGCTTCGACGCCGGCTACTCGACGCCGGCACCTGTCATCGCACAAGGT encodes the following:
- a CDS encoding glycosyltransferase, with the translated sequence MRLLFVSHSLPPVGEEFSNVGGMQRVALDLHEALGSRDDVEYRAFVLRSTWRAIHWKVWPFALAAIVFLPKLTRREDTDIVLFSSVITAALALPLKNRFDRSRVKLATIAHGLDVTKDIDMYQRQVPKVFEQMDLVLPVSQATGEACLDRGLARNKMRVVPNGIRL
- a CDS encoding glycosyltransferase, with the protein product MIFTDLTYTYNEVSGGIRTYIDARRKYILDHTDWTHVLIVPGEEDGDEKSDRTRTIKIASPIMPGSAPYRFFVRPDKIVAALTDAAPDAIEVGSLFVAPWTAFRYRRKHPVSLFGFYHTDLPDGYVRPVARRIAGDAIGNWASDVVVSYVKRVLSRYDVALAASGELVTKLKDLGVGRVEHVQLGVDLDMWHPRCRDAGVRQELGINEDALVLIYSGRIDVEKKVRMLCDVVERLPGELDPVLVLVGQGPLEEEMRSRAEKSSRLRVLPYERDKAQLARVMASADLYLAGNPAETFGLAVVEAQACGLPVVGVRSGALIDRVLPEIGELCEPNDSDSMADAILRIVSRPDWSQMGAAARQHVAARFSWESSFERLFLMYEEVVAARRGSM